In Nitrosophilus alvini, the following are encoded in one genomic region:
- the rpsD gene encoding 30S ribosomal protein S4 — translation MARYRGPVEKIERRLGVSLALKGERRLAGKSALEKRPYAPGQHGQRRAKISEYGLQLREKQKAKYMYGVSEKQFRNLFKEAARMEGNTGANLITLLERRLDNVVYRMGFASTRRFARQLVNHGHVLVDGRRVNIPSYRVKPGQKIEIREKSKNNPQVQRSLELTAQTGIVPWVDVDKDKVFGIFTRLPEREEVVIPVEERLIVELYSK, via the coding sequence ATGGCTAGATATAGAGGTCCGGTTGAAAAAATCGAGAGAAGATTGGGTGTTAGCTTGGCACTTAAAGGCGAAAGAAGGTTGGCCGGTAAAAGTGCTCTTGAAAAGAGACCATATGCTCCGGGTCAACATGGACAAAGAAGAGCAAAAATTTCCGAATACGGTTTGCAGCTTAGAGAAAAGCAAAAAGCAAAGTATATGTATGGAGTTTCCGAAAAACAATTTAGAAATCTGTTTAAAGAAGCTGCAAGAATGGAAGGAAATACAGGTGCAAACCTGATAACTCTTCTTGAAAGAAGACTTGACAATGTTGTTTACAGAATGGGCTTTGCAAGTACAAGAAGATTTGCAAGACAGCTTGTAAACCACGGACATGTTCTTGTTGACGGAAGAAGAGTGAATATCCCTTCTTACAGAGTTAAGCCCGGACAAAAAATTGAGATAAGAGAAAAATCAAAAAACAATCCTCAGGTACAAAGGTCTTTGGAACTTACTGCTCAGACAGGGATTGTACCTTGGGTTGATGTTGATAAAGATAAAGTATTTGGCATATTTACCAGACTTCCCGAAAGAGAAGAGGTTGTAATCCCTGTAGAAGAGCGTCTAATAGTCGAGCTATACTCCAAGTAA